From a single Planctellipticum variicoloris genomic region:
- a CDS encoding HNH endonuclease: MTAVLQRPTLVLNRCWQPVGVVPVARTLSLVCAGTARIVDHDYQLYSWADWASLIPADDEPFIQGVGFRLRVPEVISLTRYDRQHRGSVPFSRRNLYRRDRFTCQYCGSRPGTTELTIDHVVPRSHGGLSTWVNCVLACVQCNRRKANRTPTQARMNLATTPIRPAWHPQYAWPKTSPKSWKQFLSDAYWNVELEE, from the coding sequence GTGACCGCAGTCCTGCAACGTCCGACGCTGGTGCTGAACCGCTGCTGGCAGCCGGTGGGCGTGGTCCCCGTGGCCCGCACACTGAGCCTCGTCTGCGCCGGGACGGCCCGGATCGTCGATCACGACTACCAGCTCTATTCGTGGGCCGACTGGGCGAGCCTGATCCCCGCGGACGACGAGCCGTTCATCCAGGGAGTCGGTTTCCGACTGCGGGTGCCGGAAGTCATTTCACTGACGCGGTACGACCGGCAGCACCGCGGCTCGGTGCCGTTCTCCCGGCGGAACCTGTACCGGCGCGACCGGTTCACCTGCCAGTACTGCGGCAGCCGTCCGGGGACCACCGAACTGACCATCGACCACGTCGTCCCGCGGTCGCACGGCGGCCTGTCGACGTGGGTCAACTGCGTCCTGGCCTGCGTGCAGTGCAATCGTCGCAAAGCCAATCGCACGCCGACCCAGGCCCGAATGAATCTGGCCACGACGCCAATCCGTCCCGCCTGGCATCCTCAATACGCCTGGCCGAAGACGTCGCCCAAGAGCTGGAAGCAGTTCCTCAGCGACGCCTACTGGAACGTCGAACTGGAAGAGTAG